One genomic window of uncultured delta proteobacterium includes the following:
- a CDS encoding conserved hypothetical protein (Evidence 4 : Homologs of previously reported genes of unknown function) — protein MAKENFPISIRPCIKCGKIAVKIETTRPLGRTQDLYRVVCECGNGPTRWSVSEGAAIRLWNSHDAR, from the coding sequence ATGGCTAAAGAGAATTTCCCCATATCCATTCGTCCTTGCATCAAGTGCGGCAAAATTGCCGTGAAGATTGAGACCACGCGTCCCCTCGGCCGGACGCAAGATCTGTACCGCGTCGTCTGCGAATGCGGCAACGGCCCCACGCGCTGGTCGGTCAGCGAAGGCGCGGCCATCAGGCTGTGGAACTCTCACGACGCGCGATAA
- a CDS encoding conserved hypothetical protein (Evidence 4 : Homologs of previously reported genes of unknown function) gives MVYTRPQNTRKLDKTQKVSLVKEYIAQYEQALREQGVEALNSKIQREVFAPILNDIGEILLSQAGSLLRENEDVKTFLKNNPLPRHMAELLPEEFRVFSLLLNSLKQWVSAESAATDRFLLGGTARQTCRKAVTHCIITGEPLGDSAELHHPVRDGRPPVLLSKKGHEIVERAVTRETAGEELGGEDLSESQNELWQDLQVMRSQRSQSWVQLREGCLHLLNPAEPCRPGAKSFANVVMRDTGRTPTDVLNLLDLMGK, from the coding sequence ATGGTTTACACTCGTCCCCAAAATACACGAAAACTTGATAAAACACAGAAAGTTTCACTAGTAAAGGAATACATAGCCCAGTACGAGCAGGCTTTACGCGAGCAAGGGGTTGAAGCTCTGAATTCGAAAATCCAGCGTGAGGTATTTGCGCCGATTTTGAATGATATTGGCGAAATTTTGTTATCTCAAGCAGGTAGCCTTTTGCGTGAGAATGAAGATGTAAAAACTTTTTTAAAAAACAATCCGTTGCCGCGCCATATGGCGGAGCTATTGCCTGAAGAATTCCGAGTGTTCTCCCTGTTACTGAACTCTTTAAAGCAGTGGGTTTCAGCGGAATCCGCCGCGACGGATAGATTTCTTTTGGGCGGTACTGCGCGACAGACGTGTCGAAAAGCTGTTACACATTGTATTATTACAGGCGAACCACTCGGTGATAGCGCTGAATTGCATCATCCAGTTCGAGATGGCAGGCCGCCTGTTCTTTTAAGCAAAAAAGGACACGAAATTGTCGAGCGGGCTGTGACGAGAGAGACTGCTGGAGAAGAGTTAGGCGGTGAGGATTTATCTGAGTCGCAAAACGAACTGTGGCAAGACCTACAGGTCATGCGTTCTCAGCGTAGTCAGTCCTGGGTTCAGTTGCGAGAAGGGTGTTTACACCTTCTTAATCCTGCGGAACCATGCAGACCTGGCGCAAAATCCTTTGCTAACGTGGTAATGCGTGATACTGGCAGAACCCCGACGGATGTCCTTAATCTTCTTGATTTGATGGGCAAATAG
- a CDS encoding Fic family protein: MDKRLFEVSLGFSWEPTVISVPHENRPDLALFMFKKNMAGIVWNSLGVFENNPSTLPQTETILQGQAVGGISIDQLSQVKRFGDAATQLIDSIKNVSFRLDMDFAKQLHAVVGKEEALEWGTLRSQQVHIHGVSYVPPAADELPSLAEKGFSFLREQMENPIERAIATFLFMSRTQFFFDCNKRTASLMMNGVLLSAGYYPITVLRETTEEFNEKLRAFYNSGEATEMFGYFGRVCSKLYPS; encoded by the coding sequence ATGGATAAACGGCTTTTTGAAGTATCTCTCGGCTTTTCCTGGGAGCCGACAGTCATCTCGGTGCCGCATGAAAACAGGCCGGACTTGGCCCTTTTCATGTTCAAAAAGAACATGGCCGGGATTGTCTGGAACTCTTTGGGGGTTTTTGAAAATAACCCCTCCACCCTGCCGCAGACGGAAACCATTCTCCAAGGGCAAGCCGTGGGGGGCATCAGCATTGACCAGTTGAGCCAGGTGAAACGCTTCGGCGATGCAGCGACCCAATTGATTGATTCCATAAAAAATGTGTCCTTTCGCCTTGATATGGACTTCGCCAAGCAGCTTCACGCTGTTGTCGGTAAAGAAGAGGCCTTGGAATGGGGCACACTGAGGAGCCAGCAAGTTCACATTCACGGGGTGTCGTACGTCCCACCGGCAGCGGATGAACTTCCCTCGCTTGCTGAAAAAGGATTTTCTTTTTTACGCGAACAGATGGAAAACCCCATAGAGCGGGCAATTGCCACTTTCCTTTTCATGTCCCGGACGCAGTTTTTCTTTGATTGCAACAAGCGAACCGCCTCACTGATGATGAACGGAGTGCTTTTGTCGGCGGGCTATTACCCGATTACCGTCCTGAGAGAAACGACGGAAGAATTTAACGAAAAGCTGAGAGCGTTTTACAATTCCGGTGAAGCGACTGAGATGTTTGGTTACTTCGGTAGGGTTTGCTCGAAGTTGTATCCTTCATAA
- the purC gene encoding Phosphoribosylaminoimidazole-succinocarboxamide synthase: MQLVYRGKTKDVYEKGPGVFHLVFTDRVTKNDAGEIDPGGNNLAEETIPGQGEACLLMTSAIFKEINEKNIARTHMLSFDLPSLSMDVVKAKMFTPGIEWVARWVCTGSFLRRYAMVPGVKDGMRLPSPVFEVTLKDDAAGDPPIVPSALVALGIVDGKVMDELWEKNRAVMAAIKDMFTARKLDLWDIKIEWGLDENGAPLLIDEVSPGCCRAFKAGTTERVLGQELAEYFRR, from the coding sequence ATGCAGCTTGTTTACCGGGGAAAAACAAAGGATGTTTACGAGAAGGGACCGGGCGTGTTCCACCTCGTTTTCACGGACAGGGTCACCAAAAATGACGCCGGCGAGATCGATCCCGGCGGCAACAATCTCGCGGAAGAAACCATTCCCGGCCAGGGCGAAGCCTGTCTTCTGATGACCTCCGCCATCTTCAAGGAAATCAACGAAAAGAACATCGCGCGCACGCACATGCTCTCCTTTGATCTGCCGTCGCTTTCCATGGATGTGGTCAAGGCGAAAATGTTCACCCCCGGCATTGAATGGGTGGCGCGCTGGGTCTGCACGGGCAGCTTCCTGCGCCGCTATGCCATGGTGCCCGGCGTGAAGGACGGCATGCGCCTGCCCTCCCCCGTGTTTGAAGTAACCCTGAAAGACGACGCCGCGGGCGATCCGCCCATCGTGCCTTCCGCCCTGGTGGCGCTGGGCATCGTGGACGGCAAGGTCATGGACGAGCTCTGGGAAAAGAACCGGGCCGTCATGGCCGCCATCAAGGATATGTTCACGGCCCGCAAGCTGGATCTCTGGGACATCAAAATCGAATGGGGCCTGGATGAAAACGGCGCCCCCCTGCTCATCGACGAAGTATCTCCCGGCTGTTGCCGCGCGTTCAAGGCCGGTACGACGGAACGCGTGCTCGGGCAGGAACTGGCGGAATATTTCCGCCGTTAG
- a CDS encoding conserved hypothetical protein (Evidence 4 : Homologs of previously reported genes of unknown function): MTISSIYANQPGTVGSTGEKYTPDARGDAAGKAPGSGTLQEMTDQAKLSSLAPRIQAVLSEIAGSENNVLNTLSANVEKLQEGFIDTLYTTLSENGVDLTQKMTLRLDRNNSLTVAGEHPEKERMDAILSENPALSTAFGEIASQSEVLRDLTNINKVMTRHTGMEAYTASGADKSSYSVYQMSLKGDMSHFYFSRT, translated from the coding sequence GTGACGATATCGTCCATATACGCGAACCAGCCGGGAACCGTCGGCAGTACGGGCGAAAAGTACACTCCGGACGCACGGGGTGACGCCGCCGGCAAGGCTCCGGGGTCGGGAACCCTGCAGGAGATGACGGACCAGGCGAAACTGTCGTCGCTTGCCCCGCGCATCCAGGCGGTTCTCAGTGAAATAGCCGGCTCGGAGAACAATGTTTTGAACACCCTGTCCGCCAACGTCGAAAAGCTGCAGGAAGGCTTCATAGACACGCTGTATACGACGCTTTCCGAGAATGGCGTCGACCTGACGCAAAAAATGACCCTGCGGCTTGACCGGAACAATTCTCTGACGGTAGCGGGCGAGCACCCGGAAAAAGAGCGCATGGACGCCATTTTGTCCGAAAATCCCGCCCTGTCCACGGCGTTTGGGGAAATAGCCTCCCAATCGGAGGTGCTGCGAGACCTGACCAACATCAACAAGGTCATGACCCGGCACACGGGCATGGAAGCGTACACGGCTTCCGGGGCCGACAAATCCTCCTACTCGGTTTACCAGATGAGCCTGAAAGGGGATATGAGCCACTTTTACTTCTCGCGCACGTAA
- a CDS encoding transposase (fragment) — protein MATVERYYHQMIVHKNSHFQNRVCPRVLGIDEHRFTRRHGFVTTFCDLQKRKVIDIALGRDQGRLREFLLSLKGRERVKVVCIDMNSAYRTLVRQWFPNAMIVSDRFHVIRLVQHHFAKVCKLVDEEHISYGRGGLLRVLMTRPKEAMG, from the coding sequence GTGGCGACTGTCGAGCGCTATTACCACCAGATGATCGTCCATAAAAACAGCCATTTCCAGAACCGTGTCTGTCCTCGCGTTCTGGGTATCGATGAGCACCGGTTCACCCGGCGGCACGGTTTTGTGACCACGTTTTGCGATTTACAGAAAAGAAAGGTCATCGATATCGCCCTGGGCCGCGATCAGGGCCGGTTACGTGAGTTTTTGCTTTCGCTCAAAGGCCGGGAGCGGGTGAAGGTCGTTTGCATCGACATGAACTCGGCCTATCGCACCCTTGTCCGGCAATGGTTTCCGAACGCGATGATCGTGAGCGACCGGTTTCATGTCATCCGACTGGTGCAGCATCATTTTGCCAAGGTGTGCAAACTTGTGGACGAAGAGCACATTTCTTATGGCCGTGGCGGTTTGCTGCGCGTGCTGATGACCCGGCCGAAGGAAGCAATGGGTTGA
- a CDS encoding exported hypothetical protein (Evidence 5 : No homology to any previously reported sequences), producing MFLGTAVAPSSPAVTVAASAGKGVPYLFTHHNSPAFRIRIPADLQPCLGKTEYRRSLGRCYASEAKLRALRLATAALEVFAFVREVVLARDKYPLSQRNLIGTTYEGKTFSAGRSTPRPVSGDKMQVAQGETAYEHGYTPLFQGRALGSLTDDEIRTIAETTLLLALKGRQILSTEAGEEAFRRNLGPIPDDPEADAILDEVEEYLANDPTPALPEDDVMGRARRLSENCRKMEEELRVALISGKAHWYTARATERLLRWNGVSTDPETENADAILATPPKASMPFVRAYNEMLKMSMTDAKLGAQTALGEYEAHDAAIIRLEERQEQRREKRRVKVQTQPPTAAAVTPSAATAPEPETPPSGKKLSEAIEEMFRDKSLDGSWKPKVARMERAKFALFQAIVDPDDRLPVSRLSAAHLKRYKTIILQLPANRSKSRAYRDLGTPALIHLAESGGVPPEDRIKVNTIKTYFQSPTAFLNWAATSEYHTNPRIARILQIKAEKQPHEERDPFTDQDVTSLFSAHSFLVGTTAREQNRVARHGKLDSGGKASRFWVPLLGLFTGARLEELSQLHTDDIVLVNRQGDHRRVFVPGVSIPQAIVEAKTAAHGEGKETLCLFINMGKEYQRLKTAASRHYVPLSPVLTDDLAFLDYVGWIFKKAEAARAKGRLPQGDGRLFPELYRRKEEDNFGHQLSKWFNKYRKAVGIAPKKNEPQKNFHSFRHTLSRWCDQNRVMEKSAARHLGHSHDTMTYGRYAPDTLPHILYAEVTKGFSEYARPLLDLEGLKAGYWAGEANR from the coding sequence ATGTTTTTAGGCACCGCCGTAGCGCCTTCCTCCCCCGCCGTCACCGTCGCCGCTTCTGCCGGTAAGGGCGTTCCCTACCTCTTCACCCACCATAATTCCCCGGCCTTCCGTATCCGCATCCCGGCGGACCTACAGCCCTGCCTGGGGAAAACCGAGTATCGCCGCAGTCTTGGCCGTTGCTATGCCTCGGAGGCAAAGCTCCGGGCGCTCAGACTCGCCACGGCGGCGCTTGAGGTTTTCGCCTTTGTTCGTGAGGTCGTTTTGGCCCGTGATAAATACCCTCTCTCCCAACGAAATCTAATAGGGACCACTTACGAAGGAAAAACCTTTAGCGCCGGGAGGTCCACACCCCGGCCCGTAAGTGGAGATAAAATGCAAGTGGCACAAGGCGAAACAGCATATGAACATGGGTACACACCCCTTTTCCAAGGCCGGGCACTCGGCAGCCTGACAGATGATGAGATTCGTACCATAGCGGAGACCACACTTTTACTTGCGCTCAAGGGGCGGCAGATTCTTTCCACCGAAGCCGGGGAAGAAGCCTTTCGTCGTAACTTGGGACCGATACCGGACGACCCGGAGGCGGATGCCATCTTAGACGAAGTGGAAGAATACCTCGCCAATGACCCTACCCCCGCTCTGCCCGAAGATGATGTTATGGGACGGGCGCGTAGGCTTTCTGAGAACTGCCGTAAAATGGAAGAGGAACTGCGGGTTGCCTTAATCAGCGGGAAAGCACACTGGTATACGGCGCGGGCTACAGAGCGGCTTTTACGGTGGAACGGGGTCAGCACCGACCCGGAAACGGAAAATGCGGATGCCATCTTGGCAACACCACCCAAAGCATCAATGCCGTTCGTCAGAGCATATAACGAAATGTTGAAAATGAGCATGACTGACGCAAAGCTAGGTGCGCAAACGGCATTGGGAGAATATGAGGCCCACGACGCCGCAATCATCCGACTTGAAGAACGGCAGGAACAGCGCCGGGAGAAGCGGCGGGTGAAGGTCCAGACACAGCCGCCCACCGCCGCAGCCGTTACGCCCTCGGCAGCCACGGCACCAGAGCCGGAAACACCACCTTCCGGTAAGAAGCTCTCCGAAGCGATAGAGGAAATGTTCCGAGATAAGTCCCTTGACGGCTCGTGGAAGCCCAAGGTTGCACGAATGGAGCGGGCGAAGTTCGCCTTGTTCCAAGCCATTGTTGACCCAGATGACCGCCTGCCGGTGTCCCGTCTGAGCGCGGCGCACTTGAAGCGGTACAAGACCATCATACTTCAACTCCCGGCCAACAGAAGCAAAAGCAGAGCATACCGGGACTTGGGCACTCCCGCCCTTATTCACCTTGCGGAATCGGGAGGCGTCCCCCCGGAAGACAGAATCAAGGTCAACACCATCAAGACCTACTTCCAGTCGCCCACGGCTTTTCTCAATTGGGCGGCCACATCGGAGTATCACACCAACCCCCGCATAGCGCGAATCCTACAAATCAAGGCAGAAAAGCAGCCGCACGAGGAACGAGACCCGTTCACCGACCAGGATGTGACAAGTCTGTTCAGTGCCCACAGTTTTCTTGTCGGAACCACGGCGCGGGAACAAAATCGTGTCGCCCGGCACGGAAAACTTGATTCCGGGGGCAAGGCGTCCCGCTTTTGGGTTCCGTTGCTCGGCCTCTTTACCGGGGCACGACTTGAAGAACTGTCTCAGCTTCACACAGACGATATTGTCTTGGTGAACCGGCAGGGGGACCACCGCCGAGTCTTCGTTCCTGGTGTCTCCATTCCCCAAGCCATAGTGGAAGCCAAGACGGCGGCGCACGGTGAAGGAAAGGAAACGTTGTGTCTGTTCATCAACATGGGCAAAGAGTATCAGCGGCTCAAGACTGCGGCCTCCCGCCACTATGTGCCCCTGTCCCCGGTGCTGACGGATGACCTCGCCTTCCTCGACTATGTCGGCTGGATATTCAAAAAAGCGGAAGCGGCGCGGGCAAAGGGCAGACTGCCACAAGGCGACGGCCGTCTGTTCCCTGAACTGTATAGGCGGAAGGAAGAAGATAATTTCGGGCACCAACTGTCCAAATGGTTCAACAAATACCGGAAGGCCGTGGGCATTGCCCCCAAAAAGAACGAGCCGCAAAAGAACTTTCATAGCTTCCGGCACACCCTTTCCCGCTGGTGCGACCAGAACCGCGTCATGGAAAAGAGTGCAGCCCGCCACCTGGGGCACAGCCACGACACCATGACATACGGTCGATATGCCCCGGACACCTTGCCGCACATACTCTATGCGGAGGTGACGAAAGGGTTCAGCGAGTATGCTCGGCCGTTGCTGGACCTTGAAGGATTGAAGGCAGGGTATTGGGCGGGGGAAGCCAATCGCTAA
- a CDS encoding hypothetical protein (Evidence 5 : No homology to any previously reported sequences) has product MPVIMPEGELLRRAAAWICKEREARPGKSLSSCMDEAGMRYNLSPKDQQMLAELFAENNAHTAPCGKAAGRTD; this is encoded by the coding sequence ATGCCCGTCATTATGCCGGAAGGCGAACTTCTGCGGCGCGCCGCAGCCTGGATTTGCAAGGAAAGAGAGGCTCGTCCCGGCAAATCGCTGTCGTCATGCATGGACGAAGCCGGCATGCGGTATAATTTGAGCCCCAAGGACCAGCAAATGCTGGCCGAACTGTTTGCTGAAAATAATGCTCATACTGCTCCGTGCGGCAAAGCCGCCGGGAGGACAGACTGA
- a CDS encoding putative Permease (Evidence 3 : Function proposed based on presence of conserved amino acid motif, structural feature or limited homology): protein MRQSRREDRLNILRVTLVQRYIIKELAQGFVLCFVSLLTLILMGRGLQMRNLFLGLDLSALDAAMLFFYMIPMFMLIVVPFSCMLTVFLSFLRMSTDRELVALRAGGVSLYQLLPAPLIFCTLCAVMTLFVSLYGVSWGMDNFRATIVDIANNRARIVVQPGVFNQDIFGLTLFARQVDPDTQEMRSVIFEDRTQDKKNRLTILAETGTIKAEPSTGSLLFTLHNGHIYRADGEQFGILGFDTYEIRLDLSKVFSGADIGEIRPKEMSWDQLRQAYREPDVSSPRFQLKVAVELQKRWALPVSCIVLGLFAMPLACMFEGVRRQMGVVLSLVTFLIYYSVFSLGISIGESGKVAPAFGLWVPNALFAVLGILGLYLTVREQVPTVQSILLRIPYLRRREELRVQQGDGQ, encoded by the coding sequence GTGCGGCAAAGCCGCCGGGAGGACAGACTGAATATTTTGCGCGTCACGCTGGTACAGCGGTACATTATCAAGGAGCTCGCCCAGGGCTTTGTCTTGTGTTTCGTCTCGCTACTGACGCTCATCCTGATGGGGCGCGGGCTCCAGATGCGCAACCTTTTTCTGGGGCTCGATCTTTCCGCCCTGGATGCGGCGATGCTGTTCTTCTACATGATTCCCATGTTCATGCTGATCGTTGTGCCGTTTTCCTGCATGCTCACGGTATTTCTCTCCTTTTTGCGGATGAGCACGGACAGGGAGCTCGTGGCCCTGCGGGCGGGCGGGGTGAGCCTGTACCAGCTTCTTCCGGCGCCGCTTATTTTTTGCACCCTTTGCGCCGTGATGACGCTCTTTGTCTCCTTGTACGGCGTTTCCTGGGGTATGGACAATTTCCGCGCGACCATCGTGGATATCGCCAATAACCGCGCGCGCATCGTTGTCCAGCCGGGTGTGTTCAACCAGGACATCTTCGGGCTCACCCTCTTTGCCCGCCAGGTTGACCCGGACACCCAGGAAATGCGCAGCGTCATCTTTGAGGACAGGACGCAGGACAAGAAAAACCGCCTGACCATTCTGGCGGAGACCGGAACGATCAAGGCGGAGCCGAGCACCGGCAGCTTGCTCTTCACGTTGCATAACGGCCATATATACAGGGCGGACGGGGAGCAGTTCGGCATTCTCGGCTTTGACACGTACGAGATCCGGCTCGACCTCTCCAAAGTTTTTTCCGGCGCGGATATCGGTGAAATACGGCCCAAGGAAATGTCCTGGGATCAGCTGCGGCAGGCCTATCGCGAGCCGGACGTGTCCTCCCCGCGCTTTCAGTTGAAAGTGGCCGTGGAGTTGCAAAAACGCTGGGCCTTGCCCGTGTCCTGCATCGTTCTCGGGCTTTTTGCCATGCCGCTCGCCTGCATGTTCGAAGGAGTGCGGCGCCAGATGGGCGTGGTCCTTTCCCTGGTTACCTTCCTTATCTATTACAGCGTTTTTTCGCTGGGGATTTCCATCGGCGAATCCGGCAAGGTCGCCCCGGCCTTCGGTTTGTGGGTGCCGAACGCGCTGTTCGCGGTTCTCGGCATTCTGGGATTGTACCTGACCGTTCGTGAGCAGGTGCCCACTGTCCAGTCAATCCTGCTGCGCATTCCTTACCTCAGGCGGCGCGAGGAATTGCGGGTGCAGCAAGGGGACGGCCAATGA
- a CDS encoding Permease YjgP/YjgQ family protein, giving the protein MKLLTRYLLRNNLFLLFAILLIGTGLYVLTDLFERLDYFLDASFSLFNILWFYALKIPFIVGQILPAVFLIAVIVQFSLMAKARELVALQSGGVSPFSFLRFLLVYGVLWAVLQLALAQGLGVECDRIATKIWREEIKGKSEHDLEMRGLWFVDKSYIVYLGVADPIGGKGTDFLAYQLSDDSKQMRQMIRAESFSVASKREWRLHNATVITPENYGYKVTPEMTIPLRQDLAAFAAIDPDVKPAHLPVWSLYEAIRSLEKSGSNVEVLRTTFHSRFAYAASIVVMGILGLAIVLWRNNVYLAVGVGLVLTFVFYAVSTLCISLGEKGALVPVIAAWFPVGLFSVLGLAAVFWHIRPRLRLS; this is encoded by the coding sequence ATGAAGCTGTTGACGCGCTACCTTTTGCGGAACAATCTGTTTCTGCTGTTCGCCATCCTTTTGATAGGCACCGGGCTCTATGTGCTGACCGACCTTTTCGAGCGCCTGGATTATTTTTTGGACGCCTCGTTCAGCCTTTTCAACATCCTCTGGTTTTACGCCCTTAAAATCCCGTTCATCGTGGGGCAGATACTGCCCGCGGTTTTCCTGATCGCGGTCATCGTGCAGTTCAGCCTCATGGCCAAGGCGCGCGAGCTGGTCGCGTTGCAATCCGGCGGGGTTTCCCCCTTTTCCTTTCTGCGGTTTCTCCTGGTGTACGGGGTTCTCTGGGCCGTCCTGCAACTGGCGCTGGCGCAGGGGCTCGGCGTCGAGTGCGACAGGATCGCGACCAAAATCTGGCGGGAAGAGATAAAAGGCAAATCCGAGCATGACTTGGAAATGCGCGGCCTTTGGTTCGTTGACAAATCGTATATAGTCTATCTGGGCGTTGCCGACCCGATCGGCGGCAAGGGGACCGATTTTCTGGCGTATCAGTTGTCCGACGACAGCAAACAGATGCGCCAGATGATCCGGGCGGAATCCTTTTCCGTTGCCTCCAAAAGGGAATGGCGGCTGCACAACGCCACGGTCATTACACCGGAAAATTACGGCTACAAAGTGACGCCGGAGATGACCATACCGCTGCGGCAGGACCTGGCGGCGTTCGCGGCCATTGACCCGGACGTCAAACCCGCGCACCTGCCGGTATGGAGCCTTTACGAAGCCATCCGCAGCCTGGAGAAATCCGGGTCCAACGTTGAAGTCTTGCGGACGACGTTCCATTCCCGCTTCGCCTACGCGGCTTCGATCGTTGTCATGGGTATTCTGGGGCTGGCCATCGTGCTCTGGCGGAACAACGTGTATCTGGCCGTCGGGGTGGGGCTCGTGCTTACCTTTGTTTTTTACGCCGTCTCAACGCTCTGTATCAGCCTGGGCGAAAAAGGCGCGCTTGTCCCCGTGATTGCCGCGTGGTTTCCCGTGGGCCTGTTTTCCGTGCTGGGGCTGGCCGCTGTGTTCTGGCACATACGCCCGCGGTTGCGTTTGTCCTGA
- the engB gene encoding putative GTP-binding protein EngB (Evidence 3 : Function proposed based on presence of conserved amino acid motif, structural feature or limited homology) codes for MDPTLVLETTAFTLEQLQGADTPQIALAGRSNVGKSSLINALAGRKQLAKTSSTPGKTRSVNYYRVQPDNFFLVDLPGYGYAKCSKTEQERWAALIEQYLVSAKALRGLVVLLDCRLPPQKSDLAMLSFASANGVRCIPILTKADKCTRNERQKRQKDWTALLPAPPIITSSLDRTGLDALWQAMRDMATD; via the coding sequence ATGGACCCCACTTTGGTACTTGAAACAACGGCTTTCACCCTGGAACAGCTCCAGGGGGCCGATACCCCGCAGATCGCGCTGGCAGGCCGTTCCAATGTGGGAAAATCCTCGCTCATCAACGCGCTGGCGGGCAGAAAACAGCTTGCCAAAACCAGCTCCACGCCCGGCAAAACCCGCAGCGTCAACTATTACCGCGTGCAGCCCGACAACTTCTTTCTGGTGGACCTGCCCGGATACGGCTACGCCAAATGCAGCAAAACCGAGCAGGAACGCTGGGCGGCGCTCATTGAGCAATATCTTGTTTCCGCGAAAGCGCTGCGCGGGCTGGTCGTTCTTCTTGATTGCCGCCTGCCGCCGCAAAAGTCCGACCTGGCCATGCTGTCTTTCGCATCCGCCAACGGCGTGCGGTGTATTCCTATCCTGACCAAAGCGGACAAATGCACCCGCAATGAACGGCAGAAACGGCAAAAAGACTGGACCGCCCTTCTCCCGGCGCCGCCCATCATTACATCGAGCCTCGACCGCACGGGATTGGACGCGCTATGGCAGGCCATGCGCGATATGGCCACGGATTAG